Proteins from one Oncorhynchus gorbuscha isolate QuinsamMale2020 ecotype Even-year linkage group LG18, OgorEven_v1.0, whole genome shotgun sequence genomic window:
- the LOC124003899 gene encoding growth/differentiation factor 5-like: protein MKVLKRLPLLLGCWTLLYLEFIPVSLSHTGTAQRATESRGKEHAGGAGKEANPGITSTARSTVGNYGVAGWKSPSAARITRIRTGPPLIKGEAAKAKAVTSVSSPHGVTASSVSGTINLGRKESARSWVPDGDATNAAAVPALMALNVQIRKGGDTLRQSKGKTFPRVATSARTGQHRVIAVQKYSAPLAQRSAKATGKLSDRDLPKHPLVTPHDYMLSLYWSLSTGEVNTSVLHETGMANTITSFVDKGQDDRLLQLRRQKYNFNISSLEEEGLLGAELRILRKRLADPRKALSTGRVFCLKLFTCAAGKQKATLLQTRTIEDHNTPKWEVFDIWKLFKNFHNTVQLCFELEALERGRPVDLRSMGFSRLGRQTKEKAFFLVFGRTKKRDLFYSEIKARSGHDNKTVYEYLFTQRRMRRAPTTRGKKLAKNLKPRCHRKQLHVNFKEMGWDDWIIAPLEYEAYHCDGVCDFPIRSHLEPTNHAIIQTLMNSMDPDSTPPTCCVPTRLSPISILYIDSANNVVYKQYEDMVVESCGCR, encoded by the exons ATGAAAGTCCTGAAACGTCTCCCTCTTTTATTGGGGTGTTGGACTCTCTTATACCTGGAATTTATCCCAGTGTCACTGAGCCATACCGGGACGGCACAGCGCGCAACCGAGAGCCGAGGCAAGGAGCACGCAGGCGGAGCAGGTAAAGAAGCCAACCCGGGAATCACCTCAACTGCCAGGTCTACTGTAGGAAACTACGGCGTAGCGGGTTGGAAGTCTCCGAGCGCTGCGAGGATCACGCGCATTAGGACAGGACCCCCGCTGATAAAGGGCGAGGCAGCCAAAGCAAAAGCTGTAACATCAGTGTCATCACCACACGGCGTAACGGCGAGTAGTGTTAGTGGAACTATCAATTTGGGACGCAAGGAGTCTGCGCGCTCTTGGGTACCCGACGGGGATGCTACCAACGCAGCTGCTGTGCCTGCTCTCATGGCGTTGAACGTGCAAATACGCAAAGGCGGAGATACGCTCAGACAGAGTAAAGGAAAGACGTTCCCCAGAGTTGCAACATCAGCACGAACTGGACAGCATAGAGTCATTGCTGTGCAAAAATACAGCGCTCCGTTAGCCCAAAGGAGTGCCAAAGCAACGGGCAAACTGAGCGACAGAGACCTTCCGAAGCACCCATTGGTGACTCCGCACGACTACATGTTGTCACTGTATTGGTCACTATCCACAGGAGAGGTGAACACCAGCGTGTTGCACGAGACTGGCATGGCCAACACCATCACCAGCTTTGTGGATAAAGGACAAG ATGACCGTCTTCTCCAGCTGAGAAGACAGAAGTATAACTTCAACATCAGTTccctggaggaggaggggttactGGGTGCCGAGCTGCGCATTCTCAGGAAAAGACTGGCCGACCCACGCAAAGCACTTTCTACTGGCAGAGTTTTCTGCCTGAAGCTTTTCACCTGTGCAGCAGGTAAGCAGAAGGCGACACTGCTCCAAACTCGAACCATCGAGGACCACAATACGCCCAAATGGGAAGTGTTTGACATTTGGAAACTATTCAAGAATTTTCACAACACCGTCCAGCTTTGTTTCGAGCTGGAGGCCTTGGAACGAGGCCGCCCAGTGGACCTCAGGTCAATGGGCTTCAGTCGTCTGGGCAGGCAGACCAAAGAGAAGGCCTTTTTCCTCGTGTTCGGACGCACCAAGAAACGCGACTTGTTCTACAGCGAGATCAAAGCCCGGTCGGGCCACGACAACAAGACTGTGTACGAGTACCTGTTCACCCAGCGCCGTATGCGCCGAGCCCCCACCACCCGTGGCAAGAAACTGGCCAAGAACCTCAAGCCTCGTTGCCACAGGAAGCAGCTACATGTCAACTTCAAGGAGATGGGTTGGGATGATTGGATCATTGCCCCACTGGAGTATGAGGCCTACCACTGCGACGGGGTGTGCGACTTCCCCATCCGCTCACACCTCGAGCCCACCAACCACGCCATCATCCAGACGCTCATGAACTCCATGGACCCTGACTCGACTCCGCCCACCTGCTGCGTGCCCACTCGCCTCAGCCCGATCAGCATCCTCTACATTGACTCAGCCAATAACGTGGTTTATAAACAGTACGAGGACATGGTGGTGGAGTCCTGTGGCTGCAGGTAG